Below is a window of Catalinimonas alkaloidigena DNA.
TAAACAGAGAAAGAATCCGATCAAAGGGACCCTTCGTTCGCGCCTCACGGGCCAGGAACTTTTTAATGATTTGGGGAAAAAACCACCGCAGGAGGTGGAGATGGAAGAAGCTGTTTTGGGGGCCTTGATGCTGGAAAAAGAGGCCCTGACCAACGTCATTGAGATTCTCCGTCCGGAAAGCTTCTACAAAGAATCGCATCAGCGCATTTACAGCGCCATTTTGTCGCTGTTTCAGAAGTCGGAGCCGATCGACATCCTGACGGTTTCGAACGAATTGCGCGCCACCGGCCAGCTGGAATTTGTCGGCGGCTCGTACCAACTGACGCAACTAACCTCGCGGATCAACTCGGCGGCCAACATCGAATACCACGCGCGGATCATCGCGCAACAGGCCATCAAGCGGGAGATGATCCGCGTGGCCACGGAAATTCATAAGGAGGCCTACGAGGACACGACCGACGTGTTTGCGCTGCTGGACCGGGCCGAACAATCGCTCTTTAAAGTATCAGAATCGAACATCCGGAAGAACTTCTCGCGGATGACCGACCTGATGCGGGAGGCGATCGAGGAACTGAACGCTAAGAAAAACCACAAAGACGGACTTACGGGCGTGGCCAGTGGCTTCTCGGGGCTGGACCGCGTGACGTCGGGGTGGCAGCGCTCCGATTTAGTAATTCTGGCGGCACGTCCCGCCATGGGAAAAACGGCCTTCGTGATTTCGGCGGCCCGAAACGCCGCCGTCGAGTTCGGACATGGCGTGGCCATCTTCTCGCTGGAGATGTCGTCGATTCAGCTCGTCAACCGTCTGATTTCGGCCGAGGCCGAACTGGAAAGTGAAAAGATCAAAAAGGGCAACCTGGCCGAATACGAGTGGCAGCAGTTGCACTCGCGCATCGGACGCCTCAGCGAAGCGCCCATTTTCATCGACGATACGCCCGCGTTATCAGTCCTCGAACTGCGCGCCAAGTGTCGCCGCCTGAAGGCACAGCACGACATCCAGATGGTGATCATTGACTACCTGCAGCTCATGACGGGCGACACCTCCAGCCGCGGCAACCGCGAACAGGAGATTGCGTCGATTTCGCGGGCACTGAAAAACCTGGCGAAGGAACTGAACGTGCCGGTGATTGCGCTGTCGCAGTTGAGTCGGGCCGTAGAGACGCGTGGTGGCGACAAGCGGCCTCAACTATCCGACCTTCGGGAATCGGGGAGTATCGAGCAGGACGCCGACATGGTGCTGTTCCTATACCGGCCGGAATATTATGGCATTACTGAAGACGAAGAAGGGCGTCCGCTGAACGGCCTGGGAGAGGTGATCATCGCCAAGCACCGGAACGGTTCGCTCGAAAACGTCTACCTCCGCTTCATCGGGAAATACACCAAATTTATGGACCCCGAAATGGCGGGATTCAACGATGCCAGCCTCGGTCAGGGGGGACCGGCGGGGGGCGGGTTCGAAATTACCCGCAGCAGCAAAATCAACAGCGGGCCCCTGCCTGAGGGGAGCAAAAACGATTTCTTCTCCAATCCTGGCAATTCTGAGTCGCCTTTCTAACCAGCCTTTCTCACACGACATTAAAAAAGCCGCTTCTTCGTTCGAAAAAGCGGCTTTACTTTTTAGACAAACTTCTTTTACTTCTGCACCACCATCTCTTCGTGCTTCTGTGTGTATTTCTGCGCTTCGGGCACAAACTTGTTTTTCAGGTTGTTGATGCGCGTCTCGTTCGAGGGGTGCGTCGACAAGAATTCGGGCGGTGCACTGCCGCCGGCGTTCTGCGCCATCCGCTGCCAGAAGCTGATCGAGGCCGCAGGATCGTAACCGGCCAGCGCCATAAAGATGGTACCCAGCCGGTCGGCTTCGGTTTCCTGCGTACGGCCGAACGGCAGCAGCACGCCATACTGTGCGCCCAGGCCATACGCCGTGTTGAAAAGTTGCTGGGTCTGAGCCGGCTTGTCGGCGATTGCCACTTGCAGGGCCGTTCCGCCCAGCTCAGCGACCAATCCCTGACTCATGCGCTCGTTCCCGTGCCGCGCCACGGCGTGGGCAATTTCGTGGCCCATCACGGTCGCCAGTCCGTCGTCGGTCTGCGCAATGGGCATAATGCCGGTGTATACCACCACTTTGCCGCCGGGCATACACCAGGCGTTTACCGTGTTGTCCTGCACCAGGTTAAATTCCCAGGCGTAGTCCGCAATTAACTCTTCGTGGCCCTGTTCTTTCAGGAAGCGCTCCACCGCAACGCGGATGTTGTTGCCGACCCGCTTCACCATCTCGGTCTGGCTGTTGTTGGTGCTAACCACTTGGTTTTGCGACAGAAACTCGTTGTACTGCGTGTTGCTAAGTGCCAGCATCTGCGATTCCGGCAACAGGTTCAACTGGCTGCGGCCCGTGATCGGCA
It encodes the following:
- the dnaB gene encoding replicative DNA helicase, encoding MENSNPKQRKNPIKGTLRSRLTGQELFNDLGKKPPQEVEMEEAVLGALMLEKEALTNVIEILRPESFYKESHQRIYSAILSLFQKSEPIDILTVSNELRATGQLEFVGGSYQLTQLTSRINSAANIEYHARIIAQQAIKREMIRVATEIHKEAYEDTTDVFALLDRAEQSLFKVSESNIRKNFSRMTDLMREAIEELNAKKNHKDGLTGVASGFSGLDRVTSGWQRSDLVILAARPAMGKTAFVISAARNAAVEFGHGVAIFSLEMSSIQLVNRLISAEAELESEKIKKGNLAEYEWQQLHSRIGRLSEAPIFIDDTPALSVLELRAKCRRLKAQHDIQMVIIDYLQLMTGDTSSRGNREQEIASISRALKNLAKELNVPVIALSQLSRAVETRGGDKRPQLSDLRESGSIEQDADMVLFLYRPEYYGITEDEEGRPLNGLGEVIIAKHRNGSLENVYLRFIGKYTKFMDPEMAGFNDASLGQGGPAGGGFEITRSSKINSGPLPEGSKNDFFSNPGNSESPF
- a CDS encoding M48 family metallopeptidase; the protein is MKTLRSTFLYIILLAVMISCSKVPITGRSQLNLLPESQMLALSNTQYNEFLSQNQVVSTNNSQTEMVKRVGNNIRVAVERFLKEQGHEELIADYAWEFNLVQDNTVNAWCMPGGKVVVYTGIMPIAQTDDGLATVMGHEIAHAVARHGNERMSQGLVAELGGTALQVAIADKPAQTQQLFNTAYGLGAQYGVLLPFGRTQETEADRLGTIFMALAGYDPAASISFWQRMAQNAGGSAPPEFLSTHPSNETRINNLKNKFVPEAQKYTQKHEEMVVQK